A region of Necator americanus strain Aroian chromosome I, whole genome shotgun sequence DNA encodes the following proteins:
- a CDS encoding hypothetical protein (NECATOR_CHRI.G454.T1), giving the protein MAKASHTLQKGVVVQHTAKAHNLKGQLPEGSMESLATTIRFVTLNCRTLSSELQQVALSRLLRYLCVPFAALQKTRMRDRSIISIENYTIYCGDADENNVGGCAISVRNDYKNLMEEFGSTSSRCAFLRLRDRGGRKLWIVSAYAPTETAEDNSKDASMMNSMRWCLKYQASRGSLSESTQMRRWDSNSNPMC; this is encoded by the coding sequence atggcgaaagcttcccatacattgcaaaagggtgttgtcgtccagcacaccgccaaagcccataacctgaaaggtcaactgcctgaagggagcatggaatctttggcaacaacaattcgtttcgtcacgctgaactgccgaacactatcgagtgaactccaacaagtcgctctatccagacttctgcgatatctctgtgtgccttttgctgcattgcagaaaacacgcatgagagatcggtccatcatcagcatcgaaaattacaccatatactgcggcgatgctgatgagaacaacgtaggtggctgcgcgatatctgtgaggaacgattacaaaaacctgatggaggaatttggctcaacgtcgtctagatgcgcctttttacgactgcgaGATCGtggaggacgtaaactctggatcgtaagtgcttacgcacctacggaaaccgctgaggacaacagtaaggacgcctctatgatgaactcaatgcgttggtgtctaaaataccaagccagcagggggtcattgtcggaatcgacgcaaatgcgaagatgggactcgaacagcaatccgatgtgctag
- a CDS encoding hypothetical protein (NECATOR_CHRI.G456.T1), protein MYKVLERIILDRLIKHREETTRDEQAGFRPGRSTIDQVFIVRRVIEIWQRYSKPMQLAFLDFEAAFDSPHRGRLLNALPADGVPGKFVRLLDDMDQRTTAAVRTPAGCTTP, encoded by the coding sequence atgtacaaggtattggagcgtattatcctggaccgactcattaaacatcgcgaagaaacaacgcgcgacgagcaagctggctttcgtcctggccgatctacgattgaccaggtgttcatcgtcaggagagtgatcgaaatctggcagcggtattcgaagccaatgcaactagcgtttctggactttgaagccgcgttcgactctcctcaccgaggccgtcttctcaacgcgctccccgccgatggagtaccaggaaagttcgttcgcttgcttgatgacatggatcaacgaacaactgctgcagttcgaacaccagccggatgtacaacaccgtaa
- a CDS encoding hypothetical protein (NECATOR_CHRI.G457.T1), whose product MRRTVDKCPADIVLAPSGCPLTDLEYADDVVIFAESSTKLQHVVNLVSKLAAAYGLRLRPDKCKQMWISSRPRTGIRVDGQPIELVDEICYLGCTLKNNGTYERDVQQRWAKATSAFNSLTKRLWSTPINNEVKLRVYLSAIRPIMM is encoded by the coding sequence atgcgaagaacagtcgataagtgtcctgccgacattgtcttagcaccatctgggtgccccttgactgacctcgagtacgccgacgatgttgttatattcgcggaaagcagtacgaaacttcaacatgttgtcaaccttgtatcgaagctggctgcagcttatggactacgtctacgccctgataaatgcaagcagatgtggatctcttcgagaccacgaacgggaatcagagtggacggacaaccgatagaactcgtcgatgagatctgttacctaggctgtacgctgaagaacaatggcacctacgagagagatgttcagcaaagatgggctaaggccacttctgcatttaactccttaacgaaacgcctgtggtcgacccccatcaacaacgaagtcaagctgcgagtctacctatccgcaattcgccccatcatgatgtaa
- a CDS encoding hypothetical protein (NECATOR_CHRI.G454.T2), whose product MAKASHTLQKGVVVQHTAKAHNLKGQLPEGSMESLATTIRFVTLNCRTLSSELQQVALSRLLRYLCVPFAALQKTRMRDRSIISIENYTIYCGDADENNVGGCAISVRNDYKNLMEEFGSTSSRCAFLRLRDRGGRKLWIGVIVGIDANAKMGLEQQSDVLGKWYYAVERTSDNSDRLVDLCDQTGLITASSFKRNCRHQLTWQGSTRPEEQRKRKMRTLKLQLDYVLAWNIPQSDIRNSRAVWDVAFDSDHRPVLLSFKIRKKLSDADSFTKCIQDDARETLPVLLPQKKFAFASAETKSTYNSVCVARSAGDFNQEKRLRRKLRRQLQQDRDNEWTSRAMEFEKAWEDRNPRKACALLKQYSGKIKRCFPVLNTANGVVVGKATLPICKEHFKTLLNWLAPSAPELEHVHRPTYAVNEEPPTVSEVLVCIQKMKNGKSGGDDGISAEMLKYLPPSGIREMTPVQYG is encoded by the exons atggcgaaagcttcccatacattgcaaaagggtgttgtcgtccagcacaccgccaaagcccataacctgaaaggtcaactgcctgaagggagcatggaatctttggcaacaacaattcgtttcgtcacgctgaactgccgaacactatcgagtgaactccaacaagtcgctctatccagacttctgcgatatctctgtgtgccttttgctgcattgcagaaaacacgcatgagagatcggtccatcatcagcatcgaaaattacaccatatactgcggcgatgctgatgagaacaacgtaggtggctgcgcgatatctgtgaggaacgattacaaaaacctgatggaggaatttggctcaacgtcgtctagatgcgcctttttacgactgcgaGATCGtggaggacgtaaactctggatc ggggtcattgtcggaatcgacgcaaatgcgaagatgggactcgaacagcaatccgatgtgctaggaaaatggtactatgcagtggagcgcacgtcggacaacagtgaccgtctggtcgacttatgcgatcagacgggcctcatcaccGCTTCCTCGTTTAAGAGAAATTGTCGCCATCAACTCACGTGGCAAGGGTCAACCcggcctgaagagcagcgcaaacggaagatgaggactcttaaacttcagctcgactacgttctggcgtggaacattcctcagtcagatatccgaaactctagagctgtttgggacgtcgcgttcgactccgaccaccgtccagttcttctcagcttcaagatacg gaagaagcttagcgatgcggattccttcacaaagtgcatccaggacgatgcaagggaaacgctcccggttctattgccgcagaagaagtttgcctttgcatctgcggaaacaaaatccacatacaattctgtatgtgtcgcgcgcagcgctggtgacttcaaccaggaaaagcgtcttagaaggaagctgcgtcgacaactgcaacaagaccgcgataacgagtggacgtcaagagcgatggagtttgagaaggcgtgggaggacaggaacccgcggaaagcctgtgctctactaaaacagtatagcggcaaaattaAAAGATGTTTCCCTGTCTTGAACACTGCCAATGGTGTAGTCGTCGGtaaagcaacccttccaatttgtaaggaacacttcaagaccttgctgaactggCTAGCACCATCAgcccctgaactcgaacacgttcatagaccgacgtacgcggttaacgaggagccaccgaccgtgtcggaggtcctggtctgtattcaaaaaatgaagaacggaaaatctggcggagacgacgggattagcgcagaaatgctaaaatatcttcctccgtctgggattcgtgagatgacacccgttcaatatggatag
- a CDS encoding hypothetical protein (NECATOR_CHRI.G455.T1) — protein sequence MINAEENSANVCLFMLEYDDARETLPVLLPQKKFAFASAETKSTYNSVCVARSAGDFNQEKRLRRKLRRQLQQDRDNEWTSRAMEFEKAWEDRNPRKACALLKQYSGKIKRCFPVLNTANGVVVGKATLPICKEHFKTLLNWLAPSAPELEHVHRPTYAVNEEPPTVSEVLVCIQKMKNGKSGGDDGISAEMLKYLPPSGIREMTPVQYG from the exons atgattaatgcagaagaaaattccgccaacgtgtgtctattcatgttggagtac gacgatgcaagggaaacgctcccggttctattgccgcagaagaagtttgcctttgcatctgcggaaacaaaatccacatacaattctgtatgtgtcgcgcgcagcgctggtgacttcaaccaggaaaagcgtcttagaaggaagctgcgtcgacaactgcaacaagaccgcgataacgagtggacgtcaagagcgatggagtttgagaaggcgtgggaggacaggaacccgcggaaagcctgtgctctactaaaacagtatagcggcaaaattaAAAGATGTTTCCCTGTCTTGAACACTGCCAATGGTGTAGTCGTCGGtaaagcaacccttccaatttgtaaggaacacttcaagaccttgctgaactggCTAGCACCATCAgcccctgaactcgaacacgttcatagaccgacgtacgcggttaacgaggagccaccgaccgtgtcggaggtcctggtctgtattcaaaaaatgaagaacggaaaatctggcggagacgacgggattagcgcagaaatgctaaaatatcttcctccgtctgggattcgtgagatgacacccgttcaatatggatag
- a CDS encoding hypothetical protein (NECATOR_CHRI.G458.T1): MERLDCTERKLLKRLLGYFWPRVCHNEDLYAETDVVYRRMTRGKHQHLALPSKVAKVNRLRFFGHILRRPADRLVQRVLRSSSGSSWKKPPGRKRKFWTEAVKEDLRTLGVDR; the protein is encoded by the coding sequence atggagaggcttgactgcacggaacgaaagctgcttaaacggctacttggctacttttggcctagggtatgtcacaatgaagatctttacgcagaaactgatgtggtataccggcggatgacacgtggaaaacatcaacaccTTGCActgccatcgaaagtggctaaagtaaatcgtcttcgcttctttggtcatatattaaggagaccggcagatcgccttgttcaacgagttctgaggagttcgtcgggttcgagctggaagaagccacctggccgaaaacggaagttctggactgaggcggtgaaagaggacctgaggacactcggcgtggataggtaG